GGATAGCCACTTCAGCACGATGTACTCGACCTACGGTCGCCCCTCCATTCCCCCGGAGTTTCTCCTGCGGGCGCTACTGCTGCAGGTGTTTTACAGCATCCGCTCGGAACGGCAGCTGATGGAGCAACTCAACTACAACCTGCTGTTCCGTTGGTTTGTCGGTTTGGGAATGGACGACGACGTCTGGGTGCCCACGGTCTTTACTAAGAATCGCGATCGGTTGCTGGATCATGGGACGGTACGGGAATTCTTCCGATCCGTACTGGAACAGGCCCGCGGCCAGAATCTGCTTTCCGAAGAGCATTTCTCCGTCGATGGCACCCTGCTGGAAGCTTGGGCTTCGCAGAAGTCCTTCCGGCCGAAAGATCCCGAGGACCGTGAGGGCGATGGTTCCGATTTCCGCGGCCAGTCGCGCAGTAACGAGACTCACGCCTCGGTGACCGACCCCGATGCCCGGCTCTACAAAAAGGCGCCCGGCGAAGCTTCCCGCTTGGCCTATCTTGGGCATGTGCTCATGGATAATCGGCATGGATTGATTGCCGGAGAGCAGGTCACCACCGCCGACGGTACGGCGGAAGTCGACGCCGCCGTCCAACTCGTGGACGATCTGGGCGGGAACCAGCGCATCACCCTCGGTGCCGACAAGGGCTATGACCGCCACGGCTTCGTCCAGAATCTCCGGGATCGGAATGTGACCCCTCATGTAGCCCGCAAGCGAAAAGGCTCGGCCATCGATGCCCGGACTACTCGCCACCGGGGCTATGCCATGAGCATCCACGTCCGGCGGCGGATAGAATCCATCTTCGGCTGGATGAAGACTGTGGGAGGGATGCGGAAAACCCGATTCCGTGGTTTGGAACGGGTCGGTCTGCACTTTTCCTTGGTCACCGTCGCCTACAACCTGGTCCGCATGGTGCGGTTGGGGGTGGCCTGATGGGAGTACTGCGTCTGGAATCCCAAAATGGCCCCAAAAAGACTGCAACAGCGGGCAAAACAGGCCTGATAGGGCTGCCTATTCGGCAATTTTTGACCAAATCCGATAGCGCCAGGGCGTTTCTACGGATTTTTTCCGCATCCTCTTAAGTGCGTCCCGTTGGAAATAAGAATGGGAGGAGTGTAATGGTCGCAATCTGCTACATCCTTGGCGGCGACCGCCTTAGCAATTCTGAGGAGCAAGATAGGGTTTTCATTCGCGATGAATCGCCAATCGGCTCCCGCGCATTCGCTGCTCAGTCAACGTGTTCTCGGTGATCTGCGCGTCTGTGACGCACTCATTCAAGGGCGCGGCTCCAGCCGCACTACGGCCCGGCTTCCGGTAGCTTCTGCGATCCGCGCAATGGTTCGCATGGATGGCGGG
The window above is part of the Acidithiobacillus acidisediminis genome. Proteins encoded here:
- a CDS encoding IS5 family transposase, with product MRGAKVETQGLFSYVSPEQRVPQDHPLRAIRAIVDRSLAEMDSHFSTMYSTYGRPSIPPEFLLRALLLQVFYSIRSERQLMEQLNYNLLFRWFVGLGMDDDVWVPTVFTKNRDRLLDHGTVREFFRSVLEQARGQNLLSEEHFSVDGTLLEAWASQKSFRPKDPEDREGDGSDFRGQSRSNETHASVTDPDARLYKKAPGEASRLAYLGHVLMDNRHGLIAGEQVTTADGTAEVDAAVQLVDDLGGNQRITLGADKGYDRHGFVQNLRDRNVTPHVARKRKGSAIDARTTRHRGYAMSIHVRRRIESIFGWMKTVGGMRKTRFRGLERVGLHFSLVTVAYNLVRMVRLGVA